One genomic window of Spirochaetia bacterium 38H-sp includes the following:
- a CDS encoding glycosyltransferase, with protein sequence MNIAIFMDCYPPMKNGVISSALMLKRGLEARGHKVVVVSVNVEGKEIKETEDTLLFPQISLDFGSKQGFGYALINRKKLINFLNKHNTQLIHIHTEFPVGKAGIKAAKKLGIPYVATSHTLWEQYSNYSFLLKIKPLVRTYLKNVYKKAEILILPSLKLMDYYRKLLGENKRIEVVPNPMDTELFLPMSENEIIKHREKLGIARDAIVINCTGRVGPEKRVIETFFAMAKALKKSTNAFALIVGDGPELEKLKKIAEKEGLSSRVIFTGFVNWEEIKLYYGISDIYVTASTSEIDGLTPIEAALCGNAIVVRRDLAFSDKLEPGKSGFFADTDEELADYLIKLIEDRKLLESFKKFSPQVGRKRSIPLHAEKMEAVYIEAISSGR encoded by the coding sequence ATGAACATAGCAATATTTATGGACTGCTATCCGCCAATGAAAAACGGCGTCATAAGCTCTGCTCTTATGTTAAAGCGAGGACTGGAAGCAAGAGGCCACAAAGTTGTTGTAGTATCCGTAAACGTAGAAGGAAAAGAAATAAAAGAAACAGAGGACACACTTCTTTTCCCTCAGATATCTTTAGACTTTGGCTCAAAACAAGGCTTTGGTTATGCCCTAATCAACAGAAAAAAATTAATAAACTTTCTAAATAAACACAATACACAGCTCATACACATACACACAGAGTTCCCCGTGGGAAAGGCAGGGATAAAAGCAGCAAAGAAACTGGGAATTCCCTATGTTGCAACAAGCCACACACTCTGGGAACAGTACAGTAACTATTCTTTTCTTCTCAAGATAAAACCACTCGTAAGAACATACCTCAAAAATGTATACAAGAAGGCAGAGATTCTTATACTACCATCATTAAAACTGATGGACTATTATAGAAAGCTTCTAGGAGAAAATAAAAGAATAGAAGTTGTACCCAATCCAATGGATACAGAGCTTTTTCTGCCCATGTCAGAAAACGAGATAATAAAACACAGAGAGAAACTTGGCATTGCCCGGGATGCCATAGTTATAAACTGTACAGGAAGAGTAGGCCCGGAGAAAAGGGTTATAGAAACTTTTTTTGCCATGGCAAAGGCTCTCAAAAAATCCACTAACGCATTTGCACTCATAGTAGGAGACGGTCCAGAGCTAGAGAAGCTAAAGAAGATAGCAGAAAAAGAAGGCTTGTCTTCTAGGGTAATTTTTACAGGTTTTGTAAACTGGGAAGAGATCAAGCTGTATTACGGAATATCCGATATCTATGTTACAGCTTCTACATCGGAGATAGACGGGCTCACACCTATAGAAGCAGCTTTGTGCGGCAATGCAATAGTGGTGAGAAGAGACCTTGCTTTTTCTGATAAGCTAGAACCAGGAAAAAGCGGTTTTTTTGCGGACACTGATGAGGAGCTTGCAGACTATCTTATAAAGCTCATAGAAGATAGAAAGCTTCTGGAAAGTTTTAAGAAGTTTTCTCCCCAAGTAGGCAGGAAAAGAAGCATCCCTCTACATGCAGAAAAGATGGAAGCCGTATATATAGAAGCAATTTCTTCTGGCAGATAA
- the yajC gene encoding preprotein translocase subunit YajC, which yields MGISGVLSLLTAAPESAGASSGGSMTFTFITFGLIFLIFYFLIIRPQNKQQKEVQKMIASLKKGDKVVTIGGIHGVVQAVKENTVVIKVDDNSTLLMEKSAIARREKEGKESTAKDDSGLKVVRKDNE from the coding sequence ATGGGTATATCAGGGGTTTTGTCTTTATTAACGGCCGCACCGGAGAGTGCAGGTGCTAGTTCCGGCGGCAGCATGACTTTTACTTTTATAACTTTCGGTCTTATTTTCTTGATTTTTTATTTTCTGATTATAAGGCCTCAGAATAAGCAGCAAAAAGAAGTGCAGAAGATGATTGCATCGCTTAAGAAGGGTGATAAAGTTGTAACAATAGGCGGTATCCACGGTGTTGTACAGGCTGTCAAGGAGAATACTGTTGTTATCAAGGTGGATGATAATTCTACACTGCTTATGGAGAAGAGTGCTATTGCCCGCAGAGAGAAAGAGGGCAAGGAGTCTACTGCCAAGGATGATTCTGGCTTAAAGGTCGTCCGCAAGGACAATGAGTAA
- the secD gene encoding protein translocase subunit SecD, translated as MSKKARLFIVLAVMAIGGWFLYPTVKWYFFVSEEDKKIAQSSMEEIRVYAQSFAADLSSELIELVKSNPDAKIDEKFSFLIDIAKKYYQRLEKDIPAEWTYANLLSVFPGKAKLFEEIEDYQRERILALKDLRSGSLQLGLDLSGGLSVTLAPDFTSLAERLGKEPTEEQKNEAMDSVMEILNNRIDQFGVTEPQIRRLENQKIVIDIPGDPDPTRVNDFIAGKGRLTFHLVDEETTQKLIEYQNANGAMTPEVLASRVDFVPAGTRIAGYYVKDNYGSDKFMYSVAIYDEVGLDGSYLTDARISLYNGQPLVLFTLSAEGGEIFYKLTSANIGKKLAIVLDGKVKEYKTVIKSAIRDRVQIEGFSIDEAQKVKTLLKTAALPVDLVIENYQKVGASLGEDSIKQGVQAIIYGLILVAGFMLLWYKGAGLVADIALTLNLFLLTAILSPLGFTMTLTSIAGVILTVGMAVDANVIIYERIKEELRLGKSPAAAVKAGFGKAFWTIVDANVTTFIAALFLSSIGSGPIKGFAVTLAFGIMSSMFTSLFVSRLLFDFGVEQLKVKKLSISWRL; from the coding sequence ATGAGTAAGAAAGCGCGTCTTTTTATAGTTCTCGCTGTTATGGCTATTGGAGGTTGGTTCCTCTATCCCACTGTAAAGTGGTATTTTTTTGTTTCCGAGGAAGACAAAAAGATTGCTCAGTCTTCTATGGAAGAAATCCGGGTGTATGCACAGTCCTTTGCTGCGGATCTTTCTTCTGAGCTTATTGAGCTTGTCAAGTCTAATCCCGATGCAAAGATTGATGAGAAGTTTTCCTTTCTAATCGATATTGCCAAGAAGTATTATCAGAGACTGGAGAAAGATATTCCTGCAGAATGGACTTATGCCAATCTGCTTTCTGTTTTTCCGGGTAAGGCTAAGCTGTTTGAGGAGATTGAGGACTATCAGAGAGAAAGAATCCTTGCTCTCAAGGATTTAAGAAGCGGGAGTCTTCAGCTTGGTCTGGATTTGTCAGGCGGTTTATCCGTAACTCTTGCGCCGGATTTTACTTCTCTTGCTGAGAGGCTGGGTAAAGAGCCTACGGAAGAACAGAAGAATGAGGCTATGGACAGCGTTATGGAGATTCTCAACAACCGTATAGACCAGTTTGGTGTTACAGAGCCACAGATAAGGCGTCTTGAGAATCAGAAGATTGTTATTGATATACCCGGAGATCCTGATCCTACTAGGGTTAATGATTTTATAGCAGGTAAGGGTAGGCTAACTTTTCACCTTGTGGATGAGGAAACAACTCAGAAGCTTATAGAGTACCAGAATGCCAATGGTGCTATGACTCCTGAGGTGTTGGCTTCCCGTGTGGATTTTGTCCCTGCCGGCACAAGAATTGCTGGATACTATGTCAAGGATAATTATGGTTCTGATAAGTTTATGTACTCCGTTGCGATTTATGATGAGGTGGGACTTGATGGTTCTTATCTTACGGACGCGCGCATAAGTTTATATAACGGACAGCCGCTTGTTTTGTTTACTCTTAGTGCTGAGGGTGGAGAGATTTTTTATAAGCTTACAAGCGCCAATATAGGCAAGAAGCTGGCTATTGTTCTTGACGGCAAGGTTAAAGAATACAAGACAGTCATAAAGAGTGCCATAAGGGATCGTGTCCAGATAGAAGGTTTCTCCATAGACGAGGCTCAGAAGGTTAAGACTCTTCTTAAGACTGCTGCTTTGCCCGTAGACCTTGTTATAGAAAACTATCAAAAGGTAGGTGCTTCTCTTGGAGAAGATTCTATAAAGCAGGGTGTCCAGGCAATCATATACGGTCTTATCCTTGTTGCAGGTTTTATGCTTCTCTGGTATAAGGGTGCCGGGCTTGTAGCGGATATTGCGCTTACGCTTAACCTTTTTCTTCTTACCGCTATACTTTCTCCGCTTGGCTTCACCATGACTCTTACCAGTATAGCCGGTGTTATTCTTACTGTTGGTATGGCGGTAGACGCCAATGTTATTATATACGAGAGAATAAAAGAAGAGCTCAGACTTGGTAAAAGTCCCGCTGCTGCGGTTAAAGCCGGTTTTGGTAAGGCATTCTGGACTATTGTGGATGCCAATGTGACGACATTTATTGCTGCTCTGTTTCTTTCCTCGATAGGAAGCGGTCCTATCAAGGGCTTTGCAGTTACTCTTGCATTTGGAATAATGTCATCAATGTTTACGTCCCTGTTTGTATCCAGACTCCTTTTTGATTTTGGCGTTGAGCAGCTCAAGGTCAAGAAGTTAAGCATCTCCTGGAGGCTCTAA
- the secF gene encoding protein translocase subunit SecF, protein MKVVRFTKYRFIAITISLLIIIGGAVGTYLNGGFNLGIDFKAGMTEQVSIKSSSPVDIEEVRAALSGLDAQIQQVGDAEANEFIIKVKQEGNDDNFRDKMREKILSALSSAFGSSNVEERSSNYIGPRFSATLATQSVTLVLIAFLFMLVYVWFRFEFSYSIGAITALFHDTLMVLGIIGLTQLEFTTATIAAVLTIVGYSINDTIVVFDRIRENTTLLKEKPFKDIVNISITETLSRTLITSFTTFIAVAAIYVFATGEIQRFALTLMIGIIVGTYSSIFIASPIMMAIYTRKKKEEETIKEKKAIEAEKRASQEPVKEEKTIDNGTPAGEALVSGKKKVPRSKRKKKK, encoded by the coding sequence ATGAAGGTAGTAAGATTTACAAAATACAGATTCATAGCAATAACCATTTCCCTGCTCATTATAATAGGCGGTGCAGTGGGAACCTATCTCAATGGCGGTTTTAACCTGGGTATAGATTTTAAAGCTGGTATGACAGAGCAGGTGTCCATAAAATCTTCTTCACCTGTGGATATAGAAGAAGTAAGAGCTGCTCTTTCTGGGCTTGATGCGCAGATCCAGCAGGTTGGAGATGCCGAGGCAAATGAGTTTATCATCAAGGTGAAACAGGAAGGAAATGATGATAATTTTAGAGATAAGATGAGAGAGAAGATACTCTCTGCTCTTTCTTCTGCCTTTGGCTCATCCAATGTGGAAGAACGTTCTTCCAACTACATAGGGCCGCGTTTTTCTGCAACACTTGCAACCCAGTCCGTTACACTGGTCTTGATTGCATTTTTGTTTATGCTTGTCTATGTATGGTTTCGTTTTGAGTTTTCATACTCCATAGGTGCCATAACAGCACTGTTTCACGATACTCTCATGGTTCTTGGCATAATAGGTCTTACCCAGCTTGAGTTTACTACAGCCACAATAGCTGCTGTACTCACAATAGTGGGTTACTCTATAAACGATACCATCGTTGTTTTTGACAGAATAAGAGAGAACACAACACTTTTAAAGGAAAAACCCTTTAAAGACATAGTCAACATCTCCATAACAGAGACACTCAGCAGAACTCTCATAACATCATTTACCACCTTTATAGCTGTTGCAGCCATATATGTTTTTGCAACAGGTGAGATACAGCGCTTTGCTCTGACCCTCATGATAGGCATAATCGTAGGAACATACTCTTCTATTTTTATAGCCTCTCCCATCATGATGGCAATCTATACACGCAAAAAGAAAGAAGAAGAGACTATCAAAGAAAAAAAGGCCATTGAAGCTGAGAAAAGAGCTAGTCAGGAACCTGTAAAAGAAGAAAAAACTATTGACAATGGTACTCCTGCAGGCGAAGCCCTTGTGAGCGGAAAGAAAAAGGTGCCCAGAAGCAAAAGAAAAAAGAAAAAATAA